The following DNA comes from Fusarium verticillioides 7600 chromosome 9, whole genome shotgun sequence.
AGACAGTCATATACCTCGATGGCTCAAAGTGTTAAAAGGCTGACACCGATAGTAAGCCGAGTCTGCACAGATGAGCATAATCACACACGCCAAGGCGACAGCCAATTCGACAAGATATCCAGTGTACATACAGCTCTCTATCAACGCTGTCAGCATCTCGAGACACTACGGAGGCCTACTGGTGTACAGAAGTCCGCAAGAGGATAATCACGGTCCCAAAACACAATACAATTATCCTCAAACACATACAGACAACAAGATACAGACTTCAAACAACATTAAGAATGATCCCTGACACTGAAATACAACTGATCTCAACTAGAACTTGTGTCTCGTTCTGGCATCGCAATCACCGTGCTGATGGGAGCCCGAGTTTTGGTAGAGGCTAGCAACCAACACGTACGTGAGACAAACGGTGGTACGGCAAGGACACACCGGTGAGGGAGCAACCGATATCGTCAAAGACAAACCAAGAAGCAGGGATTTAAGTGGGAGATGGATGTGACAGTACCTAACCTAGGACCTAGGAATACTCCTCTCCAATACTTCAATGCGCCTTTAACATAAAATGAGTCGTGTTAATTGAGTGAACTACAATTGTTCATTAAAAACACAGCTCGactcttgacaagattgTCATCGACCTCCAGAACACGAGGCCTCCGATAAAGGTGGGATGTTTTCCCCTTATCTCCACCTGCGAGCGTTTTCCATACCGCTCGAtacgatatcatcatcccaatCTAAAGCCATTATTTCGAATAACATAAAACAGAAAGCGAGGAAATACCACATAAAGTGCGTGACCAAACCGATCCGCAATCAAACCAGAAATCCAGACTCGCATGACGAGTCAAGTCTAATCGAATCACCTATCTCTAACAAACAAACGCCTTGGGTGTCATATACTTTTGAGAATCCGAGGATCCGTAATGTGAGGCCGCCTGATCTGTATCATGAGAGGGTAATAACCCAACATGAATAAACCTTTTACCATCGACGGTTGCGGTTGCCGATGGGCTGgctgttggcgttggctgGAGATCCAGTCAGCTCGATAGGTATCTAGCTGCTTCAGCGTCGGCGATACCCACCTCTACCACCGCCGCGACCACGTCCCCATCCACCGTAGCCGcgaccaccaccgccaccatATCGAGTCATCTCAGCAAGGCGAGGGTCAATCTGCTGCTTGGCCTCCTGGAGAACATTGACAAGATCACGGGCCTGCTTCTGGTCTGAGAAAATCGTTAGCATGTACGCAGACAATATGATAAAGCGGAAGGATACTCACTGTCAGTAGTGAAGAGGGTGATGGCGGTACCCTTGGCACCGGCACGGCCGGTACGACCAATTCTGTGAATGTAGTCCTCCGAGTTGTTGGGGTAGTCGTAGTTCAACACATGAGTGATGTTGCGCACATCTTTAGCAAGAATGGTTAGCAGGCGAAGCAGGGGTTTGTATAGCAACGTTCCAGCAcggaagatgaaggtgaaTGGCTAAGCATATTGGCAGGCCATCTGTACTTCACTCCTAGCGGAGATGGGGCAATAGAAAGTGCGTCAAAATGCCATCCTGGAGTATGCGGGTCACTGGGTCCTGGGAACAAGAGAACCTTGGCCAGCAGCTTGATCAAAGGCAATAATATGCCAACTCCACACTCGTACCACGGGAGTGAGAACGGTACAAGAGTGAACACACGTGAGCATAGCAAAGTGAAGGCTACACAACGGATCAAGACCCCGTTGGTTGAGAACCAATTGGACACGATAATTATCAGGCAGATTCGCACAGTCAAGAGAGCCCCTAAACACGAGAGTAAAGTACAGCAAGTGCTGTCGCTGGAAGTTGCCATGAGGGAGGGGGGATGATGATACATACCGATACCACGCGAGGCCACGTCAGTAGCCACCATGATGGGGGACTTTCCGGTCTTGAACTGGTCAAGCACCCAATCACGCTCGTTCTGCTGCTTGTCTCCGTGAATGGCTATCATATGTTAGTAGGTGTTCTGTAAGATTGTTgtgggatgatggatgagacTTACAGAGCGCGGGCCATCCATCCTGGCGGAGGAATCGAGTGATCTCGTCAGCAATTCGCTTTGTGCCGACAaagatgaggatcttgttctccttgttctccatAACCTTCTCAAGGTGCTTGATCATGCGGTCACGCTTCTCCATGTCTGTGACAACCTCGACAATCTGTGTGATACGGTGGTTGGCAGCAAGCTCCATGGAACCAATGTTGACCTGGATGAAATCCTGGAGGAAGTCGGAAGCCAGAGCGCGGACCTCCTTGGGCCAGGTAGCGGACCACATCAGAGTCTGTCGGTCAGGTCGAATCTGGCCAATAATCTTGCGAATCTGGGGCTCGAAACCCATGTCGAGCATGCGATCAGCCTCGTCGAGAACGAGGTAAGTGACACGGCGCAAGTTAGtcttaccagcctcaagcaTATCAATCAAGCGGCCAGGGGTGGCAATGCAGACCTCAACTCCTCGAGAGAGATCGCGGATCTGAGGACCCTTAGGGACACCACCGTAAACACAAGTGTTTCGGATGCGAGAAGATCGGccgaacttcttcatctcttcctGAATCTGAACAGCAAGTTCACGAGTGGGGGCAAGGACGAGGACAATAGGGCCGTCGCCGGGGGCAAGGAGAGGCTGGGCGTTGATGTGGACAATGGAGGGGAGACAATACGTAAGAGTCTTTCCGGAGCCTGTCTCGGCAATACCAACGACATCACGACCGGAAAGAGCCATGGGCCAACCCTGGGACTGAATGGCGGTAGGGGCAGGAAAGCCCTgggccttgacctcatccATGACATATCTGGGGAAGCCAGCCTCATCGAAAGTCTCGACGGGTCTGGGAACATCCTTGCCAGCGATGGTCATCTGGTGCTTACGGCGGAAGGCTTCCACATCAGCGTCAGATCGGTTTGTGACATCGGGGTGTTCCTTGTAGAAAGACTTCTCGAACTTGGGGAGGGAGTTGACATCTAGACGAACGTTAGTATGTGAAAACAACATGACGAGCGAAACACGTACCCCActcctggttcttgaggcCAGCGCCGAGGGCACCCATGCGGTCACCGCCGGCACCTCCTCCATAGCCGCCTCCAAAACCACCTCCTCCGAaaccaccgccgccgccgtaACCATTTCCGTTACCGTATCCGTTGCCTCGGCTGTGATTTGTGTTAGCGAGATACGATAAAATGTTAGGTTAGAAACGCAtgtgttggtggttgggCGCGTTGTCGTTGGGGAAGCGACCGCGCCTCTAGGCTGAAACCTCCAAATCTGCGCTCAAACCACAAAGAAAAATCGACTCACCCTCCGTAGCCACCACCGCCGTAACCATTGCGGTCACCGCCTCGGTCACCACCACGGTCGCCGCGATCACGGCCGTAACCACCACCGCCGTAGCCACCTCCTCCGCGgccaccgccgccgctgTATCCGCCGTCGTAGCCAGACATTATTTCAGGTGAAGAGAGATAAGACGAAGCCGTTTGAAATGGACCCGTCTAGGAAGGGGGGAAAGGGGAGTATTAGAATAAAGAGAGACGTGGGATGCGCTATATAGTATCTCGAAGTTACGAGATTAGCCTTctgtttgatgaagaaggagtGCGCGCCCGAAGggtgagatgatgaatgggaaagggagagatggaggatgtgTGAAGTTTTAAGAGAACAGACTCGGACGCGCTGACCAtgtattttttttttttttttttgctttcgCCGCTAGGCAAGTCCGCCTGGGAGATCCACATAATAGTCTAAGGCGGCGGTTTGATTGGACTTAGATGCTCCAACTGAAATAGAACCCTTGAGATACCGCCACCTTAGTCAGGAACCTTGTGGATCCTACCCTATACCTTTCCATATTTTCACAATTCTGGTAGGACTTCCCATAACAGCACTTATCTTAGGTAGCATTGGTTCTTATAATTGATCTATCTGTAATGATCTACTTCTTACAGGGCGAAGCGTAAATTGTTATCGTGTTACGTGTCTAGTAATTGCGTAACGCCTGTCTAGGTCATCAGCACGACCTAACCGTCCTGCATAGTAATTTACTCGAGGTGCACGGATACCTCGCAAAGCAGTTTCAAAGCCCAAGTGTATTCAGGAACGGTCAAAAACACCTACGACGAAGACATGGCTGTAGGTCTATGGTGGTAGAGCTAAAATCAAATGATTGCATCAATTATCGTAGCACGAAATAGCTGGTCGCATTTCAACAAGTCGGTGGTCATTTGTTACGCTCAGTATCTGCCTACTCATCCATTTGCTCCTTTTTCCACTTTGCATACAGGGCCTCCTCTAAAGCGCCCCTGAACGCACCGACAAAGCCCCAGCAATCCAAGAAAGTATTATACAGCGGTGCAGGCGCTACTCTAATCACATTAGGTCTGCGCTCGTCAACCAGAACACTCCTCctctcaagaccagccaTAACCTCATCAAGCAATCCATCGGCCAGGAGAATGCTCACCTGCGCCCCACGACGTTCTTGCTCACTGGGCGTGATGATCTTCCAGTACGCGCTCATATCCTGCGGCAGTTTCTGCAGTTCGGAGACGAGATAGGCCGTTAATCTGATGCTCTTTTCGCGTAGAGGAGCCATACCGCCGGCTAGCTCGAATACCTCGAGGGAAGCACAAAGGGATGTTATGTCAAGTACGGAGGGATTGCTGAGTTGAAACCCTGCTGCGCCAGGCACAGGAACGAAACCAGATCTCATTAAGAATcggttcttcttgtcgtttcCCCACCAGCCAGCGAGTCTCACGTTGTGCGATCCATCGTTCCCAACCTGCGTGTGACGTTCGTGAACAAACAGCCCTCCAATACAGCCTGGTCCGCCATTCAAGTACTTGTATGTACACCAAGCAGCCGCGTCGACGTTCCAGTCGTGTAATGAGAGAGGCACGTTGCCTGCAGCATGAGCAAGATCCCAAATGACGAATATGCCACGCTCGCGAGCAAAAGTAGTCAAGTGTGGAATATCGAGGAGCTGGCCCGAGTAGTATTGAATACCTGGAAGGAGAAGTGCTGCAGTAGTGGAGGCGTGCTTCTCGATAATGGACTCCACATATTCGTTAGGGAGAATGTCCTCGTTGCTTGGAGGCTCAATGGTAATCATCGAGTCTTCAGGACGGAGTCCGTGATGCCGTATTTGTGTCTCAACAGCATACTAAGCATTTATGTTAGCGCCTCAATTACCCAATACTGAGTTGAGTCACTGACATGATCACTGGGAAATGCTTTGCTCTCTAGTATGATTTTATGCCGTCCCTCAACATCAGGCTTATAAAAtgccgccatcaacaagtgAAGATTGGCTGTGAGAGTCTGCATGACAGCCACTTCGCTGACCTTGCCGCCCACAATTGGCGCAATCATCTCGGCCGCACGAGCATCAACGTCTAGCCATGTTGGCAGAGGAGAGTCATCAAGGGGCTTGAAGTGGCCCTGTACACCTTGTGTGCGCCATGTCGCAAGGTATTGCTGTATGCGATCTAAAGTGCGTTTGGGCTGAAGACCGAGAGAGTTGCCTACAAGGTAAATCGCTTTATCGTCGGTATCTGCGAGAGTTAGACCAAcatggaggaggataagCTAGATATCAGAGAAAATCACTAACCCGTGCTGTCACTGGTAGGGAGAGTTTTGCGAGCTACATCAGCTTTGGATGGGATGTTGAACTCATCGCGAGTGTGTCTGAGAGCGTTGTTGGAATCCAGCTCAATAGCGTGGTCCCTGCCAGAAACCTCGGAGGAGTCACCCATGGCCAAGAGCACAGATAGTTCAGGTTATATCGTGCAATGGGTTGCCCACCTTGGGTCTAGGGAATGAACAATCCTCTTCCCCACGTTACGTTCCTTGAGTAAAGTAACTAACAGAGATGACAAGCTCCGCATATCGGCTTGACGCGGGGAGCTTCTGCCCCGCAGTCAAAACTTGAGCTCCCGATTTATGCCCGGGACCATTTGGAGATGCAAGATTTGATATCCacatgaagagcatgagGCCAGGCCAGACAGGGCATCTAAATTGCATATGAGGCAGAATCTTCATGTGAAAGGTAGATCCATGAACCAAGACATCGATGTGCTCTATCACCTTGTCCGGTGTCACAAAGAACCCCCTTTCTGGTATCATGCTGTATGTACACTAGGTATGAGAGAGCAACTCGAAGAGAGCACTCACAGGCACAAGCAAGACTCGCGTAtttgttcatgatatgaAGTTTTGTTGATTCGTTTTCCCCATTCTCCACAAGTCTCCCTGCTTTTCGCTTTTCTGTGCACTCTAGCTACGTCATACAAGGGGCCTGCCTCTTCCATCTATATCCgtgaacaaagaaaaagtTACAGAACCAAAAAAAGAAGTAAAGAAAGACCAAAGCGAGGTTTACAAAATGAAGCACCCCATCCCAAGCCCGATTCTAATCAGACATCTATTAGTCCGGCCCAGTTAATGCACAATGAATGCTCCAAGTACACCCTCCCAAGAACAGATCGTCGTAAGATGCAGTCCGTGGACAACATAAAGCCCTCTGCTATCGCATCTCATATCAGGGTATCGAACCTTGTTGCATAAAAGGTTTTGTTGGATCGAGGGTTTACTCGCGAGAGACATCACGGCCGAaggccttggacttgagccAGTCAACAGCGACCAGCACACGGTTTCGGGCTAGAGAATTCCAGTTAGCACGATTAGAATGTCAATAATGTTTTGTGATGAACTTACTGCTGAAGCACATAGAGAGGTAGGCGCTTCGCCAGAACAGGTAGGTCAAGCCGCCACCACTGGCAATGTTACCGTTGAACCAAGGaacatcagcaacagccttctcGCTACCAATGTAGGCCAAGCTACCCTGGTGGGAGTATCGGAAGGGCTTGACGTCCTTGATTCGGCgaagctgcttctcaaggctctcaatctcagccgCGACCTCAGCAGAGTTACCCTGCTTGAGGTTCAAGCTGCTGCTAAGCTCCTTGATGCGAGCCTCCTGAGAgtcagtcttggccatgttgttgaacAGGCGGGCCAGGAAAGAGCCCTCCTGGGAAGCGACCTGAGCTGTAGGAGCGTAGCCAGCAACGGCGCAGTCACCGACGGCCCAGATATCGCGGGTGCCCTGGACAACAAGGTATTCGTTGACAGCGAGACCACGGCGAGAATCCTTCTGGGCGGGAACCTTACCCATGAGGTCACGGACAATGGGGCGAACAGCGTTTCCGGTTGCCCAGACAAGCAGACCGTAAGGGATGCGAAGAGTTTGCTTGCTGCCATCGGGACCAGCGcactcagcctcaacaaagTCCTCTGTCACCCTCTTGACCatggtcttgagtttgatgTCAATGTTCTCCTCGCGCAGGGTGTTCTCGGTGTACTCAATCAGCTGCttggagaaagaagggaGAACGTTGGGAAGGGCCTCAATAAGAGTGACCTTGAAGCGCTGGCTGATTTCGGgtatcagcttcttgatgtcgtcCTCGAAGAAATCACGGAGCTCTCCAGCGAATTCGACACCAGTAggaccaccaccaacaacgacCATGTGCATGAGACGGTCGATCTCTTCTTGGGATTGACCCTTGAAAGAAGCGCGCTCAACACAGTCCATAATCTTCTTGCGGATCAGCTGGGCATCACCAATCTCCTTGAGGAAGCAACTGTTCTCGCGGACACCGGGAATACCGAAAGTGGCATTCTCAGCACCGACACCAATGACGAGCATGTCGTAGGGGATCTCAGTCTGAGAGTGAGGGCCCTTGCCCTCGgtgttgtccttgatcttgacaaccttgcGGTCAGGGTCAACAGAGGAAGCCTCAGCTTCGTAGTACTTGACGGCACCCTTCTTGTGGCGGAGGATAGTGCGGACAGGCTCCATAATGGAGCGGTGCTCAATGAGACCTGTTGTACATGAAGGCAGGAGGggagtgaagaggaagtaGTTGCGAGGAgagacgacgatgacattGTAGTTCTCGGTATCGAGGTTCTTCAGGAGACCAACAGAGCCCCAACCGGATCCTAAGGAAGGGTGTTGCGTCAGTAACTTGGCACGGCATATGGGAGGAGCGCTTATAGCTATGCGCGCAGAATTACTCACCCAAAACGAcaagagtcttcttggaAGGGTCAGGCTGGTACTGCTCTTGAGGGTGGCGGTCATCGTAGATAACGTAACATGTGTAACCAACGAGAGCACCAAGAGAGAGGTATGTGAATCTCCATGTCCATCGGAGGGTTCGTCGAATCTTGCCAGGCTTGGGCTTAGGCTTGGGGGCCTCGTCAGCATAGGCTCTTCGGAAGGCGATGCGGCCAGAGTTGTTGAGTTTCATGGCGATAGAAGGTCGAGCAGAGGTCTTGGAGGCAGTAGAAAGGGCGCGAGTCGCAATGCGACTGCTGGGGGTAATCTGGCCAACCCGGGAGAGGGCCGTCATGGCTCGCGCGGAGGAAGCCATTGGGAGGATCTGTTAGGGAGGAGCTCAATTGAGAGCGATTGGCGGGAgaaggagggaaaagaagaggaaagaaagaaggaataGAGGACACAGACTGAGAGTCTCTGGACCAGATGAGGGCGTCGCGAGCGGATGGGGCTGGTGACGGACGGAGGTGAGTCGAAGGAGAATCAGTCACAACCCACGAAAGAGGGCGAGAGAATTTAGGCAAGGTAGTGTACCCAAGAACTGGACCTTGCGGTACGTAACTAACTGGAGGCAAAGCTAGCTGCTAGCAGACAGCGAGTGAGACCCTCATCGGCTGGCCGGACACAAGGTAAACTAGGGTGTAAGAAAAGATGATGGTATAGTTCTGTTCGGTAATGTTTGGCTTCTTTTTTGCTCCTGTCCCCCTCGAGATAAGACATCCCGTCCTCCATTTCTTGCTTGTGTTTAAGGCCCCACTAAAAAGTTCAGGTTCCCTGCCCGTGCCTtcatggcttcaagcttAGCGGAGCGGGTCGGCGTGGGCTTCCGTCCTCAGCTAAaagctaggtacctacggGTGCTGCATGGCCCTGAATGACGCCCACTGGACGAATGAATAGGTACAGATCAAACAATCATTTTTGATTTGGGCGGCCAAATGGTGGATATCGGGGTATAACTCGTGGTTGCAAGAATCATAGTTTTACTTCTGATACTGACCATACTGTCTACCGCTTCGGCTTGTGATTATCACCTATCACTTCTCGTCTCCAAATCCAGACTCCAATAACCCAATCCAATGGACCGGACCGGGCTTCAACCCCGATCCGCAGCTTTGGTTCAGATAAAAGTTGCAGTGCAGTTAAAATTGGGGTTGATTGCTCATTCCAACACCTAAAACTTTTGTCAGCCTTTGCCCTCTAGCCTTTCGCCTTCTGGCCCTTGGCGTGTCCGGCCCGTTATGAAATCAGCGAAACTCCACTAACTAACTTACCGAGCAAACCCCCTGTATAGAATtctattttttttctttctaATATCATGACGACTGATGgcgacaacatcaaggtgAAGAAAGCGggtttcctcctccactgcTCGTGATAATTCGGTCTCATGCCATCAGACCAACGTGCATAATTCTGtcacaccatcaccaccattaCATATTAATATCGTCTATCTTTGTTCTGCTGCGTGGTCAACTCGACATAAATCTCGGTGTCTCTCCGTTTCCGGCCGTCCGGGTTGCTTTCAGCAGAGAAATGTGACATTGGCATTCATTGATTGTGGACTGCTTGATCCTTGAAGCCTTTTGGCGGGTGATAGAGCGCATGAACAACAGACAGCCTTGTCATGAAAGACTGATAGACATCTTACGTATACTGTTAGTTTATTTAGGCATCCGGAATACGGGAACATCAAGTATTCAATATGTATCTTGCTTTTTATGTCCCCGATTTTTATCCCTAGAGGCAGTCCACGCCGCAATATCCATTTGATTGCAGTATGCCAATCAAATAAACCTGGTTATTCACTGAATCTCAAGCCTGAGGTGCAGATGGAAAACCCCCGACCCTGAAGGATAGGGGACTGTCACCCGTCGGTGAAAACCTGGTTTCTCGCGCTCTCATTTCTGATTTCTGAGCTGTTAGGAGACACCGCGGTGTGTCGGTGAGGCTTTTTAACCGTTGGCGCGGATTAGTCCACCATTGGATACAGAGCGAACGATATTAACCGCAAGAACTCCAAAGTGCTCATGCAATTGAAGATAGTAGAAGGCAGTTAATTGTAGGTGGCTGTAGGAAAATTAAGGTGCGCGATTTGGTCTTGTTTGGGAAACTCCTAGCGCATGTACATGTCGCTAACAGCCTCTCACTTACAAGATACGCGGTATTGCCCAAATAGGTGTTACTGCTCTGGCAACGGCGAGCGAATGGTAGGTTTGCCGCTGTAATTGGGTCGCAATTCATGACAGAAGTTATTGCCTTATATCTCTCATCCCGCTCTTCTGAGTAATTGCTCGATGTCTTGCTTAACATTTGCTGGTTGCTGACCAAATTTGGTGGCTTGGGTTGTCAATGTCTATCATCTGCGTGGGGTGTTGAACTTTtatcaaaacaccatcaagatATTTCTGCCTCACCCTGCCTTATCATGTGAAATCTAGATGAAATATGTAATCCCCAGATCTTGACGTGATTCTCGTACTATACCCCAGAATCAGATAAACATTGGGGGGTTGTAATGCATCACTGACATCCAGTCCATCTCGGAGCCGCAGTCACAGCTTGCCAACCTTGCATCCGTAGAAGCGCACACAACTCATCTCGCGATGAACCTCAGTCCCCTTTTCTGTCTGGTGCCCGCCATGCTCGCTCCCTTGGACCGGGTGGATCTCATCGTGGAGCCTCAAGACGAGAAAATGTTCATGTCCGCAAGCGCGCTAATGACGGATCCGCGCTTCAGTGCGTTCTGTTCATGATGGTGAACATGGACATGGGCGAGGTATGTGATTGGAGCGCGTTCTCAAGGGGTCTTCGGTGAGAGAGAGCACGGTGAGGAAGCTGAGGGGGGGGGGACTGCGTCTatttcaacttcaaaagTCATTTAGTTTGTGCGTATCTGGGATGTGGTGATGGGGGCAAGATATTGCTAGCCCTCTATGGGAACGGCCACTCGGTAAATTCCCCGACACTGATGAATGCGATTGGATCTTTAGTATTATCAAGAGGGCATGTGACGGATTTCCTTTCTGGGCCATCCTACTTTACCAGTTGCAAGTTCATTATCTTGTTTGATGATAAAACACTTATTCTTGACGAAACACTTGTGACGACATGGCCAGCCGCTCTTGATTGTCACGAAGGCTGGAGCAGCAGTGAATAATTGCCTGTATCCACTCCAGATGGAATCTGGAACTGACGCAAAAGCTTTTCCAAGGGTCCATCAAATGATGACTTAATCCACAAATGATTTAACATCAAACATCCactctgagtctgagtcttTGATATCGGACCGTCTTGCATGCGCCATGAATCGCCGACTTTGCTGGCGGGGATCGGCATTTGACGCagatgaggctgatggaAACGATAGCCGGGAAGACAAGCCGATATCATGAGACTCAATGTGTCGAAGGTTGAAGATTCCGAAGCAAAACGAGCTTCAGATCGTTGAGTGTGTCTCGAGTCTGGGCGTCTGAAGCAGCATAGCCAACCACCTGTCGATCATTCGAACCATCAGACATGAACTTCATCTGATGATATAGTCTGAGCGTCAATCAGCATCATATCATTTACCCTCAACTGCATAAGCCGTCAAGGAGGATTGAATCCTTTGTTAATAACCAATCTATCTATCACAGAAAACCCAATTGATGAAGAACGAGCAGTGACAAACCCCCCTGCATAGCCCGtcttcatcaatctcttgCGACAGGCTGAAACAGGAGCTTGGTTTCGAGACGTGCAACCCCTGCCGCTAGAAACCTACAAACTGAGGCCACCGTCGCTAACACATATGCAGCCATTTCTGCACCAGCGCTGTTAGCACATCAACGACGGGCTACCATGCTCCCATCCTGAATCTTATTAGTTCTTGGGCAAAGAAGCCACACCAAGTGTTTTCAAACAGTAGACAGAGACTCTTGAACTACCAGGTTCGGCCAGAATGTTTCGTGTTACTCGCATCGTGCCCCTGAACCCTTGAGATCGCCTTGGCCGTAAGTATGGGGTTTACACTTTACCACCGTTTATGGCTGTCGGATCCTTGTCTTTATAATGTATCatatcgtatcgtatcgcATGTATAATGTAACTGTTGATCGTGTCTCATCTCACGgaccagctccagctctaACGTTAGAGGTTCCTCGCGCTTCACTTCCTCTCTCGTCCGTCCTCTcgtttctcctcctcttcaaccagCAGAAACTCCATTTCTCGCTTTTTGCATGTCATAAACCGCCAAGCCCTTATATTCTTTCctttgtccttctcttcctttgctcttgatcaaggctggaCCTTCGTTTGAATAACACCTTCTTTTATCTGATCAAGTCAGTGACTTGCATCATCAAAACACTCATTCATTTCCTGATACCCAGACTATTCATTCAACGCCTTGGGTATCCAAATCATATCAAGACGTACCAAGGCATACCATATTATAAAGACCTTTGGTTCATTAATGCTATTTGTTTATAATCAACACAACTCAGAATATCTACGACAATGGCGCCTTTTGATGAGTCCCATCACCTGCGGTGGCAGAGACAAGCAAAGAGGGCTTTTGGTGCGGCTCTGCCGGATTGGACCATCGCCGACGACAGCGACGACTATGATGTTCACATTATGAAGAAGCGCACAGTAAGGCCGAGAGTCAGACGAAGCAATGTTCCA
Coding sequences within:
- a CDS encoding ATP-dependent RNA helicase DBP2, translating into MSGYDGGYSGGGGRGGGGYGGGGYGRDRGDRGGDRGGDRNGYGGGGYGGRGNGYGNGNGYGGGGGFGGGGFGGGYGGGAGGDRMGALGAGLKNQEWDVNSLPKFEKSFYKEHPDVTNRSDADVEAFRRKHQMTIAGKDVPRPVETFDEAGFPRYVMDEVKAQGFPAPTAIQSQGWPMALSGRDVVGIAETGSGKTLTYCLPSIVHINAQPLLAPGDGPIVLVLAPTRELAVQIQEEMKKFGRSSRIRNTCVYGGVPKGPQIRDLSRGVEVCIATPGRLIDMLEAGKTNLRRVTYLVLDEADRMLDMGFEPQIRKIIGQIRPDRQTLMWSATWPKEVRALASDFLQDFIQVNIGSMELAANHRITQIVEVVTDMEKRDRMIKHLEKVMENKENKILIFVGTKRIADEITRFLRQDGWPALSIHGDKQQNERDWVLDQFKTGKSPIMVATDVASRGIDVRNITHVLNYDYPNNSEDYIHRIGRTGRAGAKGTAITLFTTDNQKQARDLVNVLQEAKQQIDPRLAEMTRYGGGGGRGYGGWGRGRGGGRANANSQPIGNRNRRW
- a CDS encoding ATP-dependent RNA helicase DBP2, whose protein sequence is MGALGAGLKNQEWDVNSLPKFEKSFYKEHPDVTNRSDADVEAFRRKHQMTIAGKDVPRPVETFDEAGFPRYVMDEVKAQGFPAPTAIQSQGWPMALSGRDVVGIAETGSGKTLTYCLPSIVHINAQPLLAPGDGPIVLVLAPTRELAVQIQEEMKKFGRSSRIRNTCVYGGVPKGPQIRDLSRGVEVCIATPGRLIDMLEAGKTNLRRVTYLVLDEADRMLDMGFEPQIRKIIGQIRPDRQTLMWSATWPKEVRALASDFLQDFIQVNIGSMELAANHRITQIVEVVTDMEKRDRMIKHLEKVMENKENKILIFVGTKRIADEITRFLRQDGWPALSIHGDKQQNERDWVLDQFKTGKSPIMVATDVASRGIDVRNITHVLNYDYPNNSEDYIHRIGRTGRAGAKGTAITLFTTDNQKQARDLVNVLQEAKQQIDPRLAEMTRYGGGGGRGYGGWGRGRGGGRANANSQPIGNRNRRW
- a CDS encoding ATP-dependent RNA helicase DBP2 is translated as MSGYDGGYSGGGGRGGGGYGGGGYGRDRGDRGGDRGGDRNGYGGGGYGGRGNGYGNGNGYGGGGGFGGGGFGGGYGGGAGGDRMGALGAGLKNQEWDVNSLPKFEKSFYKEHPDVTNRSDADVEAFRRKHQMTIAGKDVPRPVETFDEAGFPRYVMDEVKAQGFPAPTAIQSQGWPMALSGRDVVGIAETGSGKTLTYCLPSIVHINAQPLLAPGDGPIVLVLAPTRELAVQIQEEMKKFGRSSRIRNTCVYGGVPKGPQIRDLSRGVEVCIATPGRLIDMLEAGKTNLRRVTYLVLDEADRMLDMGFEPQIRKIIGQIRPDRQTLMWSATWPKEVRALASDFLQDFIQVNIGSMELAANHRITQIVEVVTDMEKRDRMIKHLEKVMENKENKILIFVGTKRIADEITRFLRQDGWPALSIHGDKQQNERDWVLDQFKTGKSPIMVATDVASRGIDVRNITHVLNYDYPNNSEDYIHRIGRTGRAGAKGTAITLFTTDNQKQARDLVNVLQEAKQQIDPRLAEMTRYGGGGGRGYGGWGRGRGGGRGGYRRR
- a CDS encoding ATP-dependent RNA helicase DBP2; this translates as MGALGAGLKNQEWDVNSLPKFEKSFYKEHPDVTNRSDADVEAFRRKHQMTIAGKDVPRPVETFDEAGFPRYVMDEVKAQGFPAPTAIQSQGWPMALSGRDVVGIAETGSGKTLTYCLPSIVHINAQPLLAPGDGPIVLVLAPTRELAVQIQEEMKKFGRSSRIRNTCVYGGVPKGPQIRDLSRGVEVCIATPGRLIDMLEAGKTNLRRVTYLVLDEADRMLDMGFEPQIRKIIGQIRPDRQTLMWSATWPKEVRALASDFLQDFIQVNIGSMELAANHRITQIVEVVTDMEKRDRMIKHLEKVMENKENKILIFVGTKRIADEITRFLRQDGWPALSIHGDKQQNERDWVLDQFKTGKSPIMVATDVASRGIDVRNITHVLNYDYPNNSEDYIHRIGRTGRAGAKGTAITLFTTDNQKQARDLVNVLQEAKQQIDPRLAEMTRYGGGGGRGYGGWGRGRGGGRGGYRRR
- a CDS encoding ATP-dependent RNA helicase DBP2; translated protein: MSGYDGGYSGGGGRGGGGYGGGGYGRDRGDRGGDRGGDRNGYGGGGYGGRGNGYGNGNGYGGGGGFGGGGFGGGYGGGAGGDRMGALGAGLKNQEWDVNSLPKFEKSFYKEHPDVTNRSDADVEAFRRKHQMTIAGKDVPRPVETFDEAGFPRYVMDEVKAQGFPAPTAIQSQGWPMALSGRDVVGIAETGSGKTLTYCLPSIVHINAQPLLAPGDGPIVLVLAPTRELAVQIQEEMKKFGRSSRIRNTCVYGGVPKGPQIRDLSRGVEVCIATPGRLIDMLEAGKTNLRRVTYLVLDEADRMLDMGFEPQIRKIIGQIRPDRQTLMWSATWPKEVRALASDFLQDFIQVNIGSMELAANHRITQIVEVVTDMEKRDRMIKHLEKVMENKENKILIFVGTKRIADEITRFLRQDGWPALSIHGDKQQNERDWVLDQFKTGKSPIMVATDVASRGIGMYHHPPSLMATSSDSTCCTLLSCLGALLTVRICLIIIVSNWFSTNGVLIRCVAFTLLCSRVFTLVPFSLPWYECGVGILLPLIKLLAKVLLFPGPSDPHTPGWHFDALSIAPSPLGVKYRWPANMLSHSPSSSVLERCYTNPCFAC